From a region of the Arachis ipaensis cultivar K30076 chromosome B09, Araip1.1, whole genome shotgun sequence genome:
- the LOC107616198 gene encoding uncharacterized protein LOC107616198: MDHDKETPIVANSSFSASDLQNLARVLAQISNLQSQIPRSPVSSITDPSSPYFVHPEENPGISIINVVLTTRNYDSWSRAMTIALKCKNKFCFVDGSLPKPQESDPNFMAWEKCNALVVSWFISSISEEILRSVIWNDNAADIWRDLKHRYYEGDVFRVADLEEQMFSIKQGELSITSYFARLKAIWQELDSLRPIPDCNCGESCSCGLGIVRNYRKDSYLVRLLRGLNDQYSVTRSQIMLMEPLPTLNDAFALLTQQEQQFGTLDILEANAVSAAQTTVNATIGSQSFTVRGRGSRGRGGRTGRPPTRMCSFCHKSGHLVDTCYRKHGLPPHLK, from the coding sequence ATGGATCACGATAAAGAAACTCCGATTGTGGCGAATTCAAGCTTCTCAGCTTCCGATCTTCAGAACCTAGCTCGTGTTCTTGCGCAGATCTCTAACCTCCAATCTCAAATCCCTCGCTCGCCGGTAAGCTCTATTACTGATCCTTCGAGCCCTTATTTCGTGCATCCTGAAGAGAATCCAGGCATATCCATCATCAATGTTGTGTTAACTACTCGAAACTATGATTCTTGGTCAAGAGCTATGACAATTGCATTAAAATGCAAGAACAAATTTTGCTTTGTTGATGGTAGCCTTCCGAAACCACAAGAATCTGATCCCAATTTCATGGCTTGGGAAAAATGTAACGCTCTTGTAGTATCATGGTTTATCTCATCGATCAGTGAGGAAATTTTACGGAGTGTGATATGGAATGATAATGCTGCTGATATTTGGCGCGATCTTAAGCATAGATATTATGAGGGTGATGTGTTTAGAGTGGCTGATCTTGAAGAACAAATGTTCTCTATCAAACAAGGAGAGTTGAGTATCACCTCCTATTTCGCGAGACTGAAAGCAATATGGCAAGAACTTGACAGTCTTAGGCCAATTCCAGATTGCAATTGTGGTGAATCTTGCTCATGTGGACTTGGCATTGTTAGAAATTACAGGAAGGATAGTTACCTGGTGCGCTTGCTGAGAGGATTAAATGATCAATATTCTGTTACAAGATCTCAAATCATGCTAATGGAACCATTACCGACACTGAATGATGCCTTTGCACTTCTCACTCAACAAGAGCAACAATTTGGAACCCTTGATATCCTAGAAGCCAATGCTGTTTCAGCTGCTCAAACTACTGTTAATGCCACCATTGGTTCTCAAAGTTTTACTGTTCGTGGAAGAGGAAGCCGTGGCAGAGGTGGCAGGACTGGCAGACCACCTACTCGGATGTGCTCTTTTTGTCACAAGAGTGGGCACCTTGTTGACACATGTTATAGAAAACATGGGCTACCGCCTCATCTCAAATAA